One genomic segment of Arthrobacter sp. JZ12 includes these proteins:
- a CDS encoding DUF6541 family protein, translating to MTWLSTLPGFAVSALVLLGPGMLWGALLGLRRLTLLALAGPLSVTAAVVAAELASLAGVRWSLIPLVSVTLAVGLVLWLMRRSYAGSLPERIRTDPGRPLGRSLTAWAVAAVPVGLITLWIFGHPENIAQSHDNIFHLNAVRYIAETGNASSLDLGYLGTRAPVFYPAGWHALVSLVLVTSGLSVPAAINVVNLSIVLGIWSVGCLFLVTRVTGERRSALLGAAVLSGAYSSFPYLLYEFGVVFPFLLSIALLPAVLGLVVQLLRVGAPLRTMTAANLLLLAGVAPGLAFAHPASLVGALGLSLPMVLAAAYRRLRRGSMPAWRTLVPTAAFLLVLGSAWMLLRPSRGGSDNWDELGNVQLALHEVLTQAPLYRPPAYLAAALTLIGAVALIYRRRHLWALFLYCLGAMLFVIGNWKEAPDLRWIVAGVWYNDFFRISAMLPVSGVILASVGAVALVDVLRPAVRRYLASGSGIASGRGRRMSAAAVVVVLAGLALAPLGAVQRGVAEAAAKYQFTEDSQLLTADELALIRRLPETVEPGAAIVGVPLTGASLSYSYAGIPGVILYGEVPPTDAGKVLFNSLDELTSNPEVCPAVEQTGARYVLDFGTRSVHPGERVVEPGLQDLTPENGFELVDSEGAAELYRITGC from the coding sequence ATGACCTGGCTCAGCACGCTTCCCGGCTTTGCTGTGTCGGCGTTGGTACTTCTGGGACCGGGCATGCTTTGGGGCGCACTCCTCGGGCTGCGGCGGCTGACCCTCCTTGCCCTGGCCGGACCCTTGAGCGTGACCGCCGCCGTCGTCGCCGCGGAGCTTGCATCGCTCGCGGGGGTGCGCTGGTCCCTCATTCCACTCGTCAGCGTCACGCTGGCTGTCGGGCTTGTGCTGTGGTTGATGAGACGCAGCTACGCAGGGAGCCTCCCTGAGAGGATCCGCACGGATCCGGGCCGGCCGCTGGGCCGCAGCCTGACCGCGTGGGCCGTTGCCGCCGTGCCGGTCGGCCTGATCACCCTGTGGATCTTCGGCCACCCGGAGAATATCGCCCAATCCCACGACAATATTTTCCACCTCAACGCCGTCCGCTACATCGCTGAGACGGGCAACGCATCCTCGCTCGACCTTGGCTACCTGGGAACGCGTGCACCGGTCTTCTATCCCGCCGGCTGGCATGCTCTCGTTTCGTTGGTTCTGGTGACGTCCGGCCTGTCGGTTCCGGCCGCTATCAACGTGGTGAACCTGTCGATCGTTCTGGGGATCTGGAGTGTCGGCTGCCTCTTCCTCGTCACCCGCGTAACCGGCGAGCGCCGTTCAGCCCTGCTCGGCGCCGCCGTCCTGTCGGGCGCGTACAGCAGCTTTCCATACCTCCTGTACGAGTTCGGGGTGGTCTTCCCGTTCCTGCTCTCGATCGCCCTCCTTCCCGCTGTGCTCGGGTTGGTAGTGCAGCTGCTGCGGGTCGGCGCGCCCCTGCGAACGATGACGGCGGCCAACCTCCTGCTGCTCGCCGGCGTTGCCCCCGGGTTGGCCTTTGCCCATCCCGCGTCCCTGGTGGGTGCCCTTGGCCTGAGCCTGCCGATGGTTCTTGCCGCCGCCTACCGTCGACTGCGCCGCGGCAGCATGCCCGCATGGCGCACCCTTGTTCCCACCGCAGCCTTCCTTTTGGTCCTCGGCTCAGCGTGGATGCTGCTTCGACCCTCACGGGGTGGCTCCGACAATTGGGACGAGCTCGGCAACGTGCAGCTCGCGCTCCATGAGGTGCTGACACAGGCTCCGCTGTATCGACCGCCGGCGTACCTGGCCGCCGCGCTCACGCTGATTGGAGCGGTGGCGCTGATTTATCGGCGTCGACACCTGTGGGCACTGTTCCTGTACTGCCTCGGGGCGATGCTCTTCGTGATCGGCAACTGGAAGGAGGCTCCCGACCTCCGGTGGATCGTTGCAGGCGTCTGGTACAACGACTTCTTCCGCATCAGCGCCATGCTGCCCGTCTCCGGCGTAATCCTCGCATCCGTCGGTGCGGTAGCCCTCGTCGACGTACTCCGTCCCGCCGTGCGGCGTTACCTTGCGAGCGGGAGCGGAATCGCAAGCGGGCGCGGTAGACGAATGTCCGCGGCCGCCGTCGTCGTAGTCCTGGCCGGCCTGGCTCTGGCGCCGCTGGGCGCCGTGCAGCGGGGAGTGGCGGAAGCTGCTGCAAAGTACCAGTTCACCGAGGATTCGCAGTTGCTGACCGCGGATGAACTCGCACTGATCCGGCGCCTGCCGGAGACGGTGGAGCCCGGCGCGGCAATAGTGGGCGTACCCCTAACCGGCGCTTCCCTTTCCTACAGCTATGCAGGCATACCCGGCGTGATCCTGTACGGGGAGGTTCCCCCGACGGACGCAGGCAAGGTTCTCTTCAACTCGCTCGATGAGCTGACCAGCAACCCCGAGGTATGCCCGGCGGTTGAGCAGACGGGCGCACGGTACGTGCTGGATTTCGGTACCCGCTCGGTGCATCCCGGCGAGCGGGTGGTGGAACCCGGCCTCCAGGACCTTACGCCTGAGAACGGCTTCGAGCTGGTGGACAGCGAGGGGGCAGCGGAGCTGTACCGAATCACGGGCTGCTAG
- a CDS encoding Fpg/Nei family DNA glycosylase, which produces MPEGDTVWRAARDLDKALNGKRLTRCDIRVPRFATVDFTGRTIRNVAARGKHLLIRVEDEWTIHSHLKMEGLWHVYARGAKWRRPAFKARCILETDTHTVVGFELGFLRVILQNQEEDAVGYLGPDLLGPDWDAEEALRRLRSDPARPIGLALLDQRNLAGIGNVYRCELCFLAGEHPLTPVGEVKNLPRMVELAHRLLEVNKDRSTRVTTGSLLRDPLWVYGRTDRGCLRCGTRVVRSELGDNELEQRVLYHCPHCQPAATASSRPLNDDR; this is translated from the coding sequence GTGCCTGAGGGAGATACAGTCTGGCGCGCAGCCCGCGACCTCGATAAGGCCCTGAACGGCAAACGCCTCACCCGCTGCGACATCCGCGTGCCGCGCTTCGCCACCGTGGACTTCACGGGTCGCACCATCCGTAACGTGGCGGCCCGCGGCAAGCACCTCCTGATCCGGGTCGAGGACGAATGGACCATCCACTCGCACCTCAAGATGGAGGGGCTCTGGCACGTCTACGCGCGCGGGGCCAAGTGGCGGCGCCCGGCGTTCAAGGCCCGCTGCATCCTGGAAACGGACACGCACACCGTGGTCGGATTCGAACTCGGTTTCCTCCGCGTCATCCTGCAGAACCAGGAGGAAGACGCCGTCGGCTACCTCGGCCCGGACCTGCTGGGGCCGGACTGGGACGCCGAGGAGGCCCTGCGGCGGCTCCGCTCCGACCCCGCCCGGCCGATCGGGCTCGCGCTCCTTGACCAGCGGAACCTCGCGGGAATCGGTAACGTATACCGTTGCGAACTGTGCTTCCTCGCCGGCGAGCATCCGCTCACTCCGGTGGGTGAGGTGAAAAACCTGCCGCGCATGGTGGAACTGGCGCACCGGCTGCTCGAGGTCAACAAGGACCGCTCGACGCGGGTGACCACAGGTTCCCTGCTCCGTGACCCGCTCTGGGTGTACGGGCGGACCGACCGCGGCTGCCTGCGCTGCGGCACCCGGGTTGTACGCAGCGAGCTCGGTGACAACGAGCTCGAACAGCGGGTGCTGTATCACTGTCCGCACTGCCAGCCTGCTGCGACCGCCAGTTCGCGGCCACTGAACGATGACCGCTAA